In a genomic window of Helianthus annuus cultivar XRQ/B chromosome 10, HanXRQr2.0-SUNRISE, whole genome shotgun sequence:
- the LOC110883954 gene encoding receptor-like serine/threonine-protein kinase ALE2 isoform X1, with translation MLKFLMLVFVLHFVTLGSATVCYGIPFLNINLSPSLLPSQPMFVKKNGFEHLKVRLMSMSSSVVPTKTSYALPPQPFMGPSSVPAPSPTIQGPVAGPTFRKRHRHHFHRGKITHVIPPSPSPHPGCDQTCTDPLTSTPIGSPCGCVFPMKVRLLLQVSVYAVFPVVNELEIEIAQGTYLTQSQVVITGASADSQDQDKTAVDINLVPLGEKFDNTTALLTYDRFWRKKLALNRTLFGDYEVVYITYPGLPSSPPYGDLPGNGPNGSPGNQQNPITATFVGKSQKMNPRTIFVIVLSAVVLLVVCCAAISVFIKYRKLGRSSNAVGPVFTTPTSKRRVGFGAMLSSDPSNSTLSVFSAMPTSLLSVKTFTLAELDKATEKFSSRKILGEGGFGCVYHGIIEDGSEVAVKLLNRDNNQNGDREFIAEVEMLSRLHHRNLVKLIGICIEGRTRCLVYELVPNGSVESHLHGVDKQKGPLDWDARLKIALGAARGLAYLHEDSNPRVIHRDFKASNVLLEDDFTPKVSDFGLAREATEGSSHISTRVMGTFGYVAPEYAMTGHLLVKSDVYSYGVVLLELLSGRKPVDMAQPPGEENLVTWARPLLTSREGLQQLVDPSLSGTYDFDDMAKVAAIASMCVHPEVTQRPFMGEVVQALKLIYNDKDEVCGDNSTQRDSSVVDSDFKGDHAPSDSSWWNAGGGATPRLTFGQASSFITMDYSSGPLEDLENRAFSASSFDNRVGVALPISHGNRSGPLRTVRSKPLFYRSKGSMSEHGGLLSKPFWSEASF, from the exons ATGTTGAAGTTTCTAATGCTTGTGTTTGTGCTTCATTTCGTTACTCTCGGTTCCGCTACTGTTTGTTACG GCATTCCTTTCCTGAACATCAATCTGTCTCCTTCCCTGCTGCCAAGCCAACCTATGTTTGTGAAGAAAAATGGGTTTGAACATCTCAAAG TGAGGTTGATGTCAATGAGTTCATCAGTCGTTCCAACTAAAACATCATATGCACTTCCACCTCAGCCCTTTATGGGGCCCTCATCTGTACCTGCTCCTTCTCCAACAATTCAAG GTCCTGTTGCGGGTCCCACTTTTCGCAAGCGACATCGCCATCATTTTCATCGTGGGAAGATCACTCATGTGATTCCTCCATCCCCATCGCCTCACCCAG GTTGTGACCAAACCTGTACGGACCCACTAACTTCAACTCCCATTGGTTCACCTTGCGGTTGTGTTTTTCCTATGAAAGTCAGACTACTTTTGCAAGTATCTGTCTACGCTGTATTTCCCGTTGTTAACGAGTTAGAAATCGAGATTGCCCAAGGCACATATTTGACGCAAAGTCAAGTGGTTATAACAGGTGCCAGTGCTGATAGTCAAGATCAGGATAAAACAGCAGTTGATATTAATTTGGTTCCACTTGGAGAGAAATTCGATAATACAACTGCTTTACTCACTTATGATAGATTCTGGCGGAAAAAACTTGCATTAAACCGAACCCTTTTCGGAGATTATGAGGTGGTATATAttacttatccag GACTTCCCTCTTCACCACCATATGGAGATCTCCCCGGAAACGGACCAAATGGAAGTCCTGGAAATCAACAAAATCCGATCACCGCAACTTTCGTTGGAAAAAGTCAGAAAATGAACCCTAGAACCATTTTTGTGATTGTTTTGTCTGCAGTCGTACTTTTGGTTGTTTGCTGTGCGGCTATATCTGTTTTTATCAAGTACAGAAAGTTAGGTAGATCATCAAACGCAGTCGGCCCTGTTTTTACAACACCAACCAGCAAGAGACGCG TAGGCTTTGGAGCGATGTTATCAAGTGATCCATCAAACTCAACGTTATCTGTTTTCTCTGCAATGCCAACGTCCCTCCTGTCGGTGAAAACGTTCACATTAGCTGAGCTGGACAAGGCTACTGAAAAGTTCAGTTCAAGAAAAATATTGGGTGAAGGGGGGTTCGGGTGTGTATATCATGGGATAATTGAAGATGGAAGTGAAGTTGCTGTGAAATTGCTTAATAGAGATAATAATCAAAACGGAGATCGTGAGTTCATCGCAGAAGTCGAGATGCTAAGCCGGTTACACCATCGTAACCTTGTTAAACTCATCGGTATCTGCATTGAAGGAAGGACACGGTGCTTGGTTTATGAGCTTGTTCCAAATGGCAGCGTCGAGTCTCATTTGCATG GTGTGGATAAGCAAAAAGGACCACTTGACTGGGATGCACGATTAAAGATTGCGCTTGGGGCAGCAAGAGGATTGGCTTATCTTCATGAAGATTCAAATCCCCGTGTAATTCATCGTGATTTTAAGGCCAGTAATGTTCTGCTAGAAGACGATTTTACCCCTAAGGTATCAGATTTCGGGTTGGCAAGAGAAGCTACAGAAGGAAGTAGTCATATTTCTACGCGTGTCATGGGAACTTTCGG TTATGTGGCCCCGGAGTATGCAATGACAGGTCACCTATTAGTGAAAAGTGACGTTTATAGTTACGGGGTCGTGCTATTAGAGCTTCTATCGGGACGAAAACCCGTTGACATGGCACAACCTCCCGGCGAAGAAAACCTCGTGACATGGGCCCGCCCGCTTCTCACAAGCAGAGAAGGTCTACAACAGCTCGTGGACCCCAGTTTATCCGGGACCTACGACTTCGATGACATGGCAAAAGTAGCCGCAATAGCTTCCATGTGTGTACACCCGGAGGTCACGCAAAGACCATTCATGGGTGAAGTTGTTCAAGCGTTAAAGCTCATATACAACGACAAAGATGAAGTATGTGGTGACAACTCTACTCAAAGAGATTCTTCAGTGGTTGACTCAGACTTCAAAGGGGACCACGCCCCGTCAGACAGCAGTTGGTGGAATGCTGGTGGTGGGGCCACACCACGATTGACTTTCGGTCAGGCTTCATCATTTATAACAATGGACTACAGCTCAGGCCCGCTTGAAGATTTGGAAAACAGAGCGTTTTCAGCTTCGAGTTTCGATAACAGGGTCGGGGTTGCGTTGCCTATTAGTCACGGGAACAGGTCGGGCCCGCTTAGGACGGTTAGGAGCAAGCCATTGTTTTATAGGTCAAAGGGAAGTATGAGTGAGCACGGTGGACTGCTGTCAAAGCCTTTCTGGAGTGAAGCTTCGTTCTAG
- the LOC110883954 gene encoding receptor-like serine/threonine-protein kinase ALE2 isoform X2, whose product MLKFLMLVFVLHFVTLGSATVCYGIPFLNINLSPSLLPSQPMFVKKNGFEHLKVRLMSMSSSVVPTKTSYALPPQPFMGPSSVPAPSPTIQGPVAGPTFRKRHRHHFHRGKITHVIPPSPSPHPGCDQTCTDPLTSTPIGSPCGCVFPMKVRLLLQVSVYAVFPVVNELEIEIAQGTYLTQSQVVITGASADSQDQDKTAVDINLVPLGEKFDNTTALLTYDRFWRKKLALNRTLFGDYEVVYITYPGLPSSPPYGDLPGNGPNGSPGNQQNPITATFVGKSQKMNPRTIFVIVLSAVVLLVVCCAAISVFIKYRKLGRSSNAVGPVFTTPTSKRRGFGAMLSSDPSNSTLSVFSAMPTSLLSVKTFTLAELDKATEKFSSRKILGEGGFGCVYHGIIEDGSEVAVKLLNRDNNQNGDREFIAEVEMLSRLHHRNLVKLIGICIEGRTRCLVYELVPNGSVESHLHGVDKQKGPLDWDARLKIALGAARGLAYLHEDSNPRVIHRDFKASNVLLEDDFTPKVSDFGLAREATEGSSHISTRVMGTFGYVAPEYAMTGHLLVKSDVYSYGVVLLELLSGRKPVDMAQPPGEENLVTWARPLLTSREGLQQLVDPSLSGTYDFDDMAKVAAIASMCVHPEVTQRPFMGEVVQALKLIYNDKDEVCGDNSTQRDSSVVDSDFKGDHAPSDSSWWNAGGGATPRLTFGQASSFITMDYSSGPLEDLENRAFSASSFDNRVGVALPISHGNRSGPLRTVRSKPLFYRSKGSMSEHGGLLSKPFWSEASF is encoded by the exons ATGTTGAAGTTTCTAATGCTTGTGTTTGTGCTTCATTTCGTTACTCTCGGTTCCGCTACTGTTTGTTACG GCATTCCTTTCCTGAACATCAATCTGTCTCCTTCCCTGCTGCCAAGCCAACCTATGTTTGTGAAGAAAAATGGGTTTGAACATCTCAAAG TGAGGTTGATGTCAATGAGTTCATCAGTCGTTCCAACTAAAACATCATATGCACTTCCACCTCAGCCCTTTATGGGGCCCTCATCTGTACCTGCTCCTTCTCCAACAATTCAAG GTCCTGTTGCGGGTCCCACTTTTCGCAAGCGACATCGCCATCATTTTCATCGTGGGAAGATCACTCATGTGATTCCTCCATCCCCATCGCCTCACCCAG GTTGTGACCAAACCTGTACGGACCCACTAACTTCAACTCCCATTGGTTCACCTTGCGGTTGTGTTTTTCCTATGAAAGTCAGACTACTTTTGCAAGTATCTGTCTACGCTGTATTTCCCGTTGTTAACGAGTTAGAAATCGAGATTGCCCAAGGCACATATTTGACGCAAAGTCAAGTGGTTATAACAGGTGCCAGTGCTGATAGTCAAGATCAGGATAAAACAGCAGTTGATATTAATTTGGTTCCACTTGGAGAGAAATTCGATAATACAACTGCTTTACTCACTTATGATAGATTCTGGCGGAAAAAACTTGCATTAAACCGAACCCTTTTCGGAGATTATGAGGTGGTATATAttacttatccag GACTTCCCTCTTCACCACCATATGGAGATCTCCCCGGAAACGGACCAAATGGAAGTCCTGGAAATCAACAAAATCCGATCACCGCAACTTTCGTTGGAAAAAGTCAGAAAATGAACCCTAGAACCATTTTTGTGATTGTTTTGTCTGCAGTCGTACTTTTGGTTGTTTGCTGTGCGGCTATATCTGTTTTTATCAAGTACAGAAAGTTAGGTAGATCATCAAACGCAGTCGGCCCTGTTTTTACAACACCAACCAGCAAGAGACGCG GCTTTGGAGCGATGTTATCAAGTGATCCATCAAACTCAACGTTATCTGTTTTCTCTGCAATGCCAACGTCCCTCCTGTCGGTGAAAACGTTCACATTAGCTGAGCTGGACAAGGCTACTGAAAAGTTCAGTTCAAGAAAAATATTGGGTGAAGGGGGGTTCGGGTGTGTATATCATGGGATAATTGAAGATGGAAGTGAAGTTGCTGTGAAATTGCTTAATAGAGATAATAATCAAAACGGAGATCGTGAGTTCATCGCAGAAGTCGAGATGCTAAGCCGGTTACACCATCGTAACCTTGTTAAACTCATCGGTATCTGCATTGAAGGAAGGACACGGTGCTTGGTTTATGAGCTTGTTCCAAATGGCAGCGTCGAGTCTCATTTGCATG GTGTGGATAAGCAAAAAGGACCACTTGACTGGGATGCACGATTAAAGATTGCGCTTGGGGCAGCAAGAGGATTGGCTTATCTTCATGAAGATTCAAATCCCCGTGTAATTCATCGTGATTTTAAGGCCAGTAATGTTCTGCTAGAAGACGATTTTACCCCTAAGGTATCAGATTTCGGGTTGGCAAGAGAAGCTACAGAAGGAAGTAGTCATATTTCTACGCGTGTCATGGGAACTTTCGG TTATGTGGCCCCGGAGTATGCAATGACAGGTCACCTATTAGTGAAAAGTGACGTTTATAGTTACGGGGTCGTGCTATTAGAGCTTCTATCGGGACGAAAACCCGTTGACATGGCACAACCTCCCGGCGAAGAAAACCTCGTGACATGGGCCCGCCCGCTTCTCACAAGCAGAGAAGGTCTACAACAGCTCGTGGACCCCAGTTTATCCGGGACCTACGACTTCGATGACATGGCAAAAGTAGCCGCAATAGCTTCCATGTGTGTACACCCGGAGGTCACGCAAAGACCATTCATGGGTGAAGTTGTTCAAGCGTTAAAGCTCATATACAACGACAAAGATGAAGTATGTGGTGACAACTCTACTCAAAGAGATTCTTCAGTGGTTGACTCAGACTTCAAAGGGGACCACGCCCCGTCAGACAGCAGTTGGTGGAATGCTGGTGGTGGGGCCACACCACGATTGACTTTCGGTCAGGCTTCATCATTTATAACAATGGACTACAGCTCAGGCCCGCTTGAAGATTTGGAAAACAGAGCGTTTTCAGCTTCGAGTTTCGATAACAGGGTCGGGGTTGCGTTGCCTATTAGTCACGGGAACAGGTCGGGCCCGCTTAGGACGGTTAGGAGCAAGCCATTGTTTTATAGGTCAAAGGGAAGTATGAGTGAGCACGGTGGACTGCTGTCAAAGCCTTTCTGGAGTGAAGCTTCGTTCTAG